The genomic stretch TTTTTTTAGGATTTTCTTGAAACTTTCTGGGAATGAACTTATACATATGGATTATGTTTCAGCATAATTACTTTATTCAATTTACTTTCCATCGCTAGAAAAACCCGCACCTTTCCCTTAAGATCCCTCATTACATTGTGTGCAATGGTGGAGCCATCCTTTTTGGTCAGTTTCATCCATTCTTTCTTTAACTCCAACTCGTTCTTAAACACCTTGGACGATTTTCGGGCTTTGGCCTTCATTATGACCCAAAATCTTTTCATTGGTCAAATCTCTGGGGGTTGGCGGTTTTTGGTACAAAAACAACGTTATTGTCTCTGTACTAGTCCAACGTCGATCGCGCGCAATAGCATGATGCCAGGTCCGGCCAAAATAATGTCCCGTCTCCGCGGGACCACAGGAAGGACAACagacgcttctggaggcactcgtTGCGGAAAATTTTGCTGTTGATGGTACCCGTTCTGCCGTAATCTCGTAGACTGAtgtaagcgccattttttcaaatatggggttcttatgccaatttgctcgttattcgaagacccatcttttggtatctttcttttatGTCGAATTcatttttacggcaggactatcccgtcccggactacgctttgcagctgaaaaaaaaaaacactttccgagcagttgcaatggtgtgcgtaataccagaggcagctgtcacttttgttttggtcattatcgccattgtcttttatcgcgtttgtgctactgtacgaaaagtttgccaatttactgaaaaattacaaaataaaataaataaaattcaacctgatgttcgACACGCGAAagacgataatcaaagcaaaccgattttgacacatttttttttttgattttgacacatacgtgtgaatgtgttggtgccattcaaaactgcactctgtttcttgcgcggactgtccgggacagaaaaaggatagtccgggatagtccgaaaaatgtaaaaaaaacagtgataggacaaagtgtagtccgcggggtagctacaccgcaaaaacgaaaacgacattagttgTAACTTATCCGTACCTtacataaaatcaagaaaacaaaatgacgtatgcaccatttcaagTCACAAAAGTGGcaagtaacccgttcgtttttgggccgtattgataaactgatcaaatggatgtacgtcataatgttatAGCATGGCAGCGTTGTGATGTACGGTCTACTCAGTTTCCGCATTGGTATATGACCTGCCAGAGCAAGTGTTTTTTGGCCAGTTTGTCCACATTCTTCTTTCTTATGTCTTCCGGAACATCAAACCGTGATTTGGCAACGTAGAACTCCAGCTCCGGTATCGGCTTTGCGTCTGCCttgatgtaggtttcgtcatccataacTACACACATCAGTATCGTTAACCACTCTCGATACAGCTTCCATGCGCGGGATTTGGCCGCCATGTTTTGTTGATCGCCCCGGTTCGGTGCCTTCCGGACCTTGAATACATGAAGCCCAGCTCGTTTTACGGTTTGCTGAACGAACCAAGCGAAATACTTTGCCTCCAGAGCATCGGGAATCGACAGGTTTGGATTACGCTTGAAATAATCCAACACCTTCCGGCTCCCAGAGGGTCAGCTGTCttcaatttttgttcatttccAGCCCGCCGCTCGGTCGTCTGGGACGATTTTACCACCCGATACACAGTTGTATGGGTGATTGCCAGTTGTCTTTCGATCCATCTCATGGTCGCAATCGGATTTTCCATCACAGCGCGCAAAATTCTTTGGCGATTTTCATCTTGTTTCGATGACATCTCAgtaactactgaaccgattgttatgaaaattttcacatgtaaataatacactccaaactagttatacctagctttttattaattttcaccCACGTACAAAAAAGTTACACAAGGAATACAGGCCTTACGATTGTAGCTATGACCgtgtggtaaatttttctcgTCGTTCTACATGGGACTTTTAAGCTTTTCACGAAGCTTAGTACACTTCTGTATACCCTGAAAGCCTTCACGATGAATTCCGCAACTGCTTTCTTTCGATTCAGAGCATTGGTGAGGTATATTCCTAAATACTTCTCTTTTGTGACTACCTTTAGGTTTTTTAGACCGCAAGTTTCAGGTTCAATACCGTTACCAATGGATCTCGTATAAGTACATGCGTTTTGTTCGCGTTTAGTTCTAACTCGAGTGCTTGAAAAGTAGGAGTCAAAATGGAGCTGATGGGTTAATATGGCAATTATATCATCGACATGGCTCGTAAACAAGGAAGGCTGAATCGGTCAGCTTGCCCCAATGAAAACTCCTGCATTTCTTGTTGCACTTACGAAAGCGCTTGTTCCGGTAGATACACAAATAGTTTGGATGACAATGGGCCCTTAGTTTATGCCTCGCACGTTGCTGTAATCCCCTGTTCTTTGTCCCGACCATTGAAGCGTTGTTCTTTCCGTCATGCAGTATAATGTAATTCTACTTATGAGGTACGTTGGTACTCCTAACTCTCTGAGGACATCTGGTTTACGGGCCAATCCTATGCAGTCGAATGCTTGTAGAAGATCTAACAAGACGTAAGTAGTTTTGCCTTTTTCTTCAGCGGTCGTCGAAAATCGGATACATCTCTTCGTTTGCGTTATTTTCAGGATGGTGGGGTTGGCGCCCAAATAAGTTCCACTCTTCTGGTAGTGAGTTTCTGTACCCGATATAAGCATTAAGATCTTTTAGGAAAACATTGGCTCTAATCTAACCTAATAAGGCTCTATCAGGCTCTAATCTAActcaatcagaaaaaataataaatctcaATATTTTCACCAATTGAAAGATGAGCACTGTGATCACACTcaatacaatattgtatttTTTAATACTTCCGTTATAATTGCTATATGTCAAATATCAATGAAAGTTTTGGATGATTACTGTGTCAaatgcagtactaaattctaaCAGATTTTAGTTaaccaaattttgaaaaataagcaaaaTGTAGCTTTAGGGAGAGGGGGGTGGCTCTTGCCAGATCTTGCATTTTCTCCATGCGAGAATTTTGGAATAGCAGGGGTTTAATCTTTAAGATgcctaatataaaaaaaattaaaatatactgCTGATCACAAACAGTTTAGAAAGCCGAATCAGCCGTGTAGTAACTAACCTTCACAGTCATTGCGACACTCTACTGATCCAAATTGTCAGATGACAATTTTGGCATCTTGCTGGGTGGGGCAGCGACAAGATCAGCAATCGATGAAAATTCCATTCGCTTTTTATACGGAGGGAGGATCTGTGAAGATGCCCCGGATGATCCTGTCGGCGGAGTAGATGCTAGGGTTGACATGTCCACTGGTGGTGTTAGGGGTGTTTTACGAGATAAATCAGCAGCTCCCAGTGGTGATGATGCGGCTAGTGGCACACTTGATACAGCTAAATCGACGGCACTAAAGTTGTATTTCGGTCCAAGTGAAGGACTGTCGCGGCTAGCAGATTTAGTTGGTGTAGATCGAGCACCCGGAGAGGCAGCGATTGGAGGCGGAGTTTCAATTTTGCTTGATGATGATGTAGATGAAGATGATGATTTCGGTGGCTTCATCATCATTGAGTTAAATGCCTCTTGCTGCAACTTCAACAAAGAAGCGGAAGGTGCGAGATACATATTATTTGCTTCGAGTGTTGCCTTAGCGAGTGGGTCTGGGATTTCGAATTTATCCGACTGAAAGAGTGACGACATTTCTGGCAGTTTGACAGACGAAAAATTTGGAAACATTGAGAGATAATCGAGACTTTGCTTAGCAGCTGCAGCAGCAGCGGTTGATGTTGTACTTGAGCTTGCGGAAGACGTTGGAGCTGAACTCACAGCACCGAAAAGCATACTCAGATCTGAGGCTACTTTACCCTGTCCGTACAACAGAGCATTCATATCAGCAGCTCCAGCACCACTAACAGCAGACGTGAAAAGGCTATTTAACATTTCTGCAGGATTAGATGCAGCATTGGTGCTGCTGTTACGATCGATTGCTGAGTTCTTGTTCTTGTCTGATTTGCTGTTTGATTTACCGGACGATGCACGCTGTACTGGTTCGAAAAGTGCCGACAAATTGCTGGCCGAAAGATAGGGGTTCATagcagcggcagcagcagcagctgcagCCGCAGCGGCGGCATTTGCATCTCGTTCCCTTTCTCGTTCGCGTTCCCGCTCACGCTCTCGTTCTCTCTCCTTTTCGCGTTCACgttcttccttagcagcagcactacgACTTGATTTGCTGCTACCTTCTCCTGCTCCGGAATTAGATCCGATACCGGAAGTGCCTTGCAAGAACGCAGCAAAATCTAACGTATTGTTGGATAGAGATTGCGCTTTCAACAACACCTGGATATCATCCAAATTACCGGAATTAAGGATCTGCTGAATCTCTGGGACCTTTTGTGATTGTTCAGCTAGTAAATTTATATCTGCAGCTGTCGGCATAGGTGGCAAGTAGGAATCGGTGGAGAAAATAGTACGAAGTTTTGAAATTAAATCGCTGGCTGAGTCCTTCTTGTTACTATTACTAGTGGCATTGTTGCTATTGTTATTGCTGTTGCTACTACTGTTATTAATGTTACTACTCGCTGATCCTCCGGTGGTTCCCTTTGATGATGGCTTCTTGATAATAGATATTTCACTTCCAAGACTTCCTAGAGCTTGTGCCTGCTGTAGCAACATTTGTGAGTATTCAGGAGACTTCATAAGATCCGCAAGTTTGTTTTGATCTGCTTTACTCATGAAATCAGCATAGTCCATCAGAGAttgatgctgctgctgttgctgttgttgcagtaGGTTTTGTTGAGCTTGCTGCAGCTGCTGCTGAACGGACTGTTGCTGCTGTTGAGATTTCGATCTAGATTTGCTTGAAGAGCGGCTAGATTTACCACTAGTTCCTGTGGAATAAACAAAGTTGATGTTTCGTAGCAGTATAACAAATTTATTCATTGATGACTTACCGGTTGTACCACCTGAGCCAATGCCTCCCATAGCACCGGATCCAGCTGAGGCCTGTCCGGTAAGACCAGTCATTCCGGCAAGCGGATTAGCATACTGCGACTGCATTAGTAAACTGAGATTTCCCTTCTCCAGTTGCTGCATAAATTCTTTCATGTTAGGAATGGCAGGTAATCCAGAAGAGTTAGCAGCAGCGGCGGCATTCGAGGAAGATGCGGATGCCGTGCTAGATGTCATTGTTGCCGATCCAGTTGTAACGGTCGATGTTTGGCCGGATTTAGATGAAATGCTGCGGTTTAGACTATGTAAGAGGGTCTCGTTGATTTGTGAATTAGATATTCCTGAGGCAGCAGCTACTTGCGCCAAGGCGTTCAGAGCCGAAAGACCGTATTCGTCGCGTTTGGTATTTTGAAACAGAGAGGCGTAGTCTTGCGAGAGTAAATTCGATGGTATCGAACCACCTAGAGAGTTGAATGTTGCAGCGTACA from Wyeomyia smithii strain HCP4-BCI-WySm-NY-G18 chromosome 3, ASM2978416v1, whole genome shotgun sequence encodes the following:
- the LOC129730873 gene encoding MPN domain-containing protein CG4751; its protein translation is MSTKASEEESHHDESDITDEFIDDDGDKTGYFPGKTITLQMLLGSNILQPGKAAMSIEYLGQKFIGDLLPDGKIKSHETETIFCSPSAWAIYCKRIINPDKKSGCGWASVKYKGRKLDAYKAAYHRKQLLKEKDHKDDIGPNEDIIEEIEEDKSVMEPPPVRRNIVQHNTVSNRNILHDANTLIESIPFTSIGKMQPFLVSVSTSTVLLMDFHCHLTNNEVCGYLGGTWDINAHNLSITHAFPCRNSRFDRDKAAMCELQIQKLMVKKNLHLVGWYHSHPRFPVQPTLRDCDAQLEYQIKMRGPTEASYTPCVGFICSPYNDDNPTMESSIMSFWVLPPPENRPAEYGRPMLMTYSLVPDETLSEDIKEEMMLTVDYYKQFKRELINFQTTYKNEITYIEKLKKTLVSKFPLDSTNGHFWNWIRELLGLDHEEIMVVPEPPPPPTLPINIPKLPEPISAPMVVNLTNVDDSSVTMEAKNDEDFDGVSEMGDSDVISLKDDDAKASSLAIPSLQAQLKRPSGLNMTPSPLSSALVVLPPSLNQNNSVQGSNNNNVNNNHGGSITTNTSPRDSPITIPSNSASPAKFEIPVRASPSPAKSDTSSCRSRTRNSPAPSPGKLSIGDILGTGSRNSPTLSSLIGNMGSNASNIHDLYAATFNSLGGSIPSNLLSQDYASLFQNTKRDEYGLSALNALAQVAAASGISNSQINETLLHSLNRSISSKSGQTSTVTTGSATMTSSTASASSSNAAAAANSSGLPAIPNMKEFMQQLEKGNLSLLMQSQYANPLAGMTGLTGQASAGSGAMGGIGSGGTTGTSGKSSRSSSKSRSKSQQQQQSVQQQLQQAQQNLLQQQQQQQHQSLMDYADFMSKADQNKLADLMKSPEYSQMLLQQAQALGSLGSEISIIKKPSSKGTTGGSASSNINNSSSNSNNNSNNATSNSNKKDSASDLISKLRTIFSTDSYLPPMPTAADINLLAEQSQKVPEIQQILNSGNLDDIQVLLKAQSLSNNTLDFAAFLQGTSGIGSNSGAGEGSSKSSRSAAAKEEREREKERERERERERERERERDANAAAAAAAAAAAAAMNPYLSASNLSALFEPVQRASSGKSNSKSDKNKNSAIDRNSSTNAASNPAEMLNSLFTSAVSGAGAADMNALLYGQGKVASDLSMLFGAVSSAPTSSASSSTTSTAAAAAAKQSLDYLSMFPNFSSVKLPEMSSLFQSDKFEIPDPLAKATLEANNMYLAPSASLLKLQQEAFNSMMMKPPKSSSSSTSSSSKIETPPPIAASPGARSTPTKSASRDSPSLGPKYNFSAVDLAVSSVPLAASSPLGAADLSRKTPLTPPVDMSTLASTPPTGSSGASSQILPPYKKRMEFSSIADLVAAPPSKMPKLSSDNLDQ